A window from Candidatus Macondimonas diazotrophica encodes these proteins:
- a CDS encoding thiopurine S-methyltransferase, which yields MDPQFWHARWARGEIGFHLDRVHPMLARYGAPLAGRRVLVPLCGKSLDMVYLAGLGCTVVGIELSAAAIDAFFAEHGLEPAVSTQGPGRIWQAGPYTLLEGDYFEFTAADLGAPCTGLYDRAALIALPPERRSAYAVHAAHLLASGAWGLLITLEYPQEVMAGPPFSVPESEVRTLYGPLAEARVLAVEDALAAEPRFAERGLTRLEQCAWALEFPVA from the coding sequence ATGGATCCGCAGTTCTGGCACGCGCGCTGGGCGCGCGGGGAAATTGGTTTTCACCTTGACCGTGTCCACCCCATGCTCGCCCGATACGGGGCGCCACTCGCCGGGCGACGTGTCCTCGTCCCGCTCTGTGGGAAGAGCCTCGACATGGTCTACCTAGCCGGCCTTGGCTGCACGGTGGTCGGCATCGAACTGAGCGCGGCGGCTATCGACGCGTTTTTCGCGGAGCACGGACTCGAGCCAGCCGTGAGCACGCAAGGTCCGGGCCGGATCTGGCAGGCCGGGCCCTATACCCTGCTGGAAGGCGATTATTTCGAGTTCACCGCGGCCGACCTTGGCGCACCCTGCACCGGCCTGTACGACCGCGCTGCGCTCATCGCCCTGCCTCCCGAGCGCCGCTCGGCCTACGCCGTCCACGCCGCCCATCTGCTCGCCTCCGGCGCCTGGGGCTTACTGATTACGCTGGAATACCCGCAAGAGGTCATGGCAGGCCCACCCTTTTCCGTTCCGGAGTCCGAGGTACGGACGCTCTACGGACCCTTGGCCGAGGCGCGCGTCCTCGCCGTGGAAGATGCGCTCGCCGCAGAACCGCGCTTCGCCGAGCGCGGTCTCACCCGACTCGAGCAGTGCGCCTGGGCGCTTGAATTCCCCGTGGCATGA